In Rhodothermus marinus DSM 4252, a single genomic region encodes these proteins:
- a CDS encoding HDOD domain-containing protein — MTPTALTPSEHIPTLTDLELECPPLPQTLLEAIQLMERPEPPEPEEVEALLQHDPAAVARLLRVANSAYYGLRGRIGEVHHAIVVLGPPAVVGMVMSMGMLSMKSAFDARTAAPFLNLVRHCAATAYLARLLIQRAPRPGDWRPESAYTAGLLHDFAKLLLLYNKPDAALAAFQPGAGPHTPEEQEAVFGYSLEVITQALALHMKLPEPLFRALMDLYGEGRGDGVAATPGALLRVASLGATWLDYGFDEPMRREEEPLDADWELTAQLFGYPDAEAVWQTVEAAREILQNYVDAHF, encoded by the coding sequence ATGACCCCGACCGCACTCACTCCTTCAGAGCATATCCCGACGCTGACCGACCTGGAGCTGGAGTGCCCGCCGCTTCCGCAGACGCTGCTGGAGGCCATTCAGCTTATGGAACGACCAGAGCCGCCCGAGCCTGAGGAAGTGGAGGCCCTGCTGCAGCATGATCCGGCAGCGGTAGCCCGCCTGTTGCGCGTGGCCAACTCGGCCTATTACGGACTCCGGGGACGCATCGGCGAGGTGCACCATGCCATTGTCGTACTGGGGCCGCCCGCCGTGGTCGGGATGGTCATGAGCATGGGGATGCTCTCGATGAAGAGCGCCTTCGATGCCCGGACGGCCGCGCCATTTCTGAATCTGGTGCGCCATTGCGCGGCCACCGCCTACCTGGCCCGTTTGCTCATTCAGCGCGCACCCCGGCCGGGCGACTGGCGGCCGGAGTCGGCCTACACGGCCGGACTGCTGCACGACTTTGCCAAACTTCTGCTGCTTTACAACAAGCCCGACGCGGCACTGGCCGCCTTCCAGCCGGGTGCCGGTCCGCATACGCCCGAAGAACAGGAGGCCGTCTTTGGCTACAGCCTGGAGGTGATCACCCAGGCGCTGGCACTGCACATGAAGCTACCCGAGCCGCTCTTCCGGGCGCTGATGGACCTGTACGGCGAAGGACGCGGCGACGGCGTGGCCGCCACGCCGGGTGCCCTGCTGCGGGTGGCGAGCCTGGGCGCTACCTGGCTGGACTACGGCTTCGACGAGCCGATGCGCAGGGAAGAAGAACCGCTGGACGCCGATTGGGAGCTGACCGCCCAGCTCTTCGGCTATCCGGATGCCGAGGCCGTCTGGCAGACCGTGGAAGCGGCTCGCGAAATCCTGCAGAACTACGTCGACGCGCACTTCTGA
- a CDS encoding methyltransferase domain-containing protein produces MDILNVLPEATFAALDDLLTFISIYDDRARTRAYLRLLRAHRRTIAGAVCVDAGCGMGYFSEELVRLGARRVYAVEANPHLYALASERLAAYPEVVCVHQEIQQFEPEEPVDVLVHEFFGPLLYDEDLHVLEALRFRPRLVLPDRAVLMGGLAWTEQVADETVTPAVVRRLEGALVSGLFDEGDLPLQFPVVRWAFGQAEREVVCDLSGREGDLLYLGLQIYHGDRLICQAGRCPNWPYVWTPRMGDRFRLRFAPAERGAEVHFAWL; encoded by the coding sequence ATGGACATTCTCAACGTCCTGCCCGAAGCGACGTTCGCCGCGTTGGACGATCTGCTGACGTTCATCAGCATCTACGACGATCGGGCGCGCACGCGCGCCTACCTGCGGCTGCTGCGGGCGCATCGCCGCACCATCGCCGGGGCCGTGTGCGTGGATGCCGGGTGCGGGATGGGCTACTTCAGCGAGGAGCTGGTGCGTCTGGGTGCCCGACGTGTCTATGCGGTCGAGGCCAACCCCCACCTGTACGCGCTGGCTTCGGAACGACTGGCCGCCTACCCGGAGGTGGTCTGCGTTCATCAGGAAATCCAGCAGTTCGAGCCGGAAGAACCGGTCGATGTGCTCGTCCACGAATTCTTCGGACCGCTGCTCTATGACGAAGACCTGCATGTGCTCGAAGCGCTCCGTTTTCGTCCCCGGCTTGTGTTGCCGGATCGGGCCGTGCTGATGGGCGGGTTGGCCTGGACCGAGCAGGTAGCCGACGAAACCGTCACGCCGGCCGTCGTACGCCGGCTCGAAGGGGCGCTGGTGTCCGGGCTGTTCGACGAAGGCGACCTGCCGCTGCAATTTCCGGTGGTCCGATGGGCGTTCGGACAGGCCGAGCGTGAGGTCGTGTGCGACCTGAGCGGACGGGAGGGTGACCTGCTGTACCTGGGGCTTCAGATCTACCACGGGGATCGGCTGATCTGCCAGGCCGGACGCTGCCCGAACTGGCCCTACGTATGGACGCCGCGCATGGGCGATCGCTTCCGGCTGCGCTTCGCGCCCGCCGAACGCGGCGCCGAGGTGCATTTTGCCTGGCTGTAG
- a CDS encoding HAF repeat-containing protein: MNMHSRSAFWSILLSLLLISGMPDARAQIGTPGPRLTWLGTADGNWSIAYDVSAFGHIVVGYYQQVEGLSVQNIRLFRWTKSDGMETAILPDRTGRARGLSHDGTTFVGSALLTLTQAFRWHPDNPDQDQNGQPDVLPLETPGYNSGEARAVSSDGGVIVGAVYNWSLLGGASPREAFRWTETDGLQLLGTLGGEASLAENVSADGAIVVGSAQNQFGKYHAFRWTAADGMQPLGTLMYVLYDSSTATAVSDDGSVVVGWAHVPGNDVLVAFRVDNGVLSELAGPTAYPQTQAYDVTADGSMVVGVMFNENGERRAFRWTDGVGLEDLSAVYADLLTPVGSYLRTAQAISPNGRYIVGQGFNAATGRFEAFLLDTWQTTAADATPMLPTAAELLPPAPNPFTRATTITLRLPVAQPVRLEVIDLQGRSVRTLIDGWLPEGTHRVRFESRSLAPGLYLCRLQATSGPTYRTLLLLR; this comes from the coding sequence ATGAACATGCACAGCCGCTCCGCTTTCTGGTCTATCCTGCTGAGCCTCCTGCTGATCAGTGGCATGCCCGATGCACGGGCACAGATCGGCACGCCCGGTCCGCGCCTGACCTGGCTCGGCACGGCCGACGGCAACTGGAGCATTGCCTACGACGTCTCGGCCTTCGGCCACATCGTGGTCGGCTACTATCAGCAGGTCGAAGGGCTCTCGGTGCAAAACATACGGCTGTTCCGGTGGACGAAAAGCGACGGCATGGAGACCGCCATCCTGCCCGATCGCACCGGTCGTGCCCGGGGGCTCTCGCACGACGGAACCACGTTCGTGGGATCTGCCCTCCTGACGCTCACCCAGGCGTTCCGGTGGCACCCGGACAATCCGGATCAGGACCAGAACGGCCAGCCGGACGTGCTTCCGCTGGAAACGCCCGGCTACAATTCCGGCGAGGCCCGGGCCGTCTCGTCCGACGGCGGCGTCATCGTGGGCGCCGTTTACAACTGGTCGCTCCTGGGAGGCGCTTCTCCCCGCGAAGCCTTTCGCTGGACGGAAACCGACGGACTGCAGCTGCTCGGCACGCTGGGCGGCGAGGCAAGTCTGGCCGAAAACGTGTCGGCCGACGGAGCGATCGTCGTGGGCAGCGCGCAGAACCAGTTCGGAAAATACCATGCGTTTCGCTGGACGGCGGCCGATGGCATGCAGCCGCTCGGAACGCTGATGTACGTGCTCTACGACTCCAGCACCGCCACGGCCGTCTCGGACGATGGTAGCGTGGTCGTTGGCTGGGCCCACGTGCCCGGCAACGACGTGCTGGTTGCCTTTCGCGTGGACAACGGGGTGCTCAGCGAGCTGGCCGGGCCGACCGCATACCCGCAGACGCAGGCCTACGACGTGACGGCCGACGGCTCGATGGTGGTCGGCGTGATGTTCAACGAAAACGGTGAGCGTCGGGCTTTTCGCTGGACCGACGGGGTCGGCCTGGAAGATCTGAGCGCGGTCTATGCCGATCTGCTCACGCCGGTCGGATCTTACCTGCGCACGGCGCAGGCGATCTCCCCGAACGGACGCTACATCGTGGGCCAGGGCTTCAACGCGGCGACCGGCCGTTTCGAGGCGTTTCTGCTCGACACCTGGCAGACGACGGCGGCCGACGCGACCCCAATGCTGCCGACCGCGGCCGAACTGCTACCGCCGGCGCCCAATCCGTTCACCCGCGCCACGACCATTACGCTGCGACTACCGGTCGCGCAGCCGGTGCGTCTGGAAGTGATCGATCTGCAGGGGCGCAGCGTGCGCACCCTGATAGATGGCTGGCTTCCCGAGGGCACGCATCGCGTCCGTTTCGAATCCAGGAGCCTGGCCCCCGGACTTTACCTCTGTCGGCTGCAGGCTACCTCCGGCCCTACCTACCGCACGCTTCTCCTGCTGCGTTAA